A single window of Anomaloglossus baeobatrachus isolate aAnoBae1 chromosome 5, aAnoBae1.hap1, whole genome shotgun sequence DNA harbors:
- the STK35 gene encoding serine/threonine-protein kinase 35, with protein sequence MESAKRKRRRSPGVRPLRERIPAPLLNVQPVNGTLKPEAPEEEEVLGSGGRLRRPRYSLLAEIGRGSYGVVYEAVARKSGARVAVKKIRCDAPENVELALSEFWALTSLRRRHPNIVRFEECVLQRNGLAQKMSHGNKSSQLYLRLVETSLKGERILGYTEEACYLWFVMEFCEGGDLNQYVLSRRPDPAINKSFMLQLTSAIAFLHKNQIVHRDLKPDNILITERSGFPVLKVADFGLSKVCAGLASQGKESSGEGSNENKTVNVNKYWLSSACGSDFYMAPEVWEGHYTAKADIFALGIIIWAMIERITFVDSETKKELLGTYIKQGSEIVPVGEALLENPKMELHIPQKRRTSMSEGIRQLLKDMLAANPQDRPDAFELETRMDQVTCAA encoded by the exons ATGGAATCCGCTAAAAGAAAGCGCCGGAGAAGCCCCGGAGTGCGGCCGCTGAGAGAAAGGATCCCCGCCCCCCTCCTCAACGTGCAGCCAGTCAACGGCACACTCAAGCCCGAGGCcccggaggaggaggaggtgctggGGAGCGGCGGCAGGCTCCGGCGGCCTCGGTACAGTCTCCTGGCCGAGATAGGCCGCGGCAGTTACGGGGTGGTGTACGAGGCCGTGGCCCGGAAGAGCGGGGCCCGGGTGGCCGTGAAGAAGATCCGCTGTGACGCCCCGGAGAACGTGGAGCTGGCGTTGTCCGAGTTCTGGGCCCTGACCAGCCTGCGCCGCCGGCACCCGAACATCGTGCGCTTCGAGGAGTGCGTCCTGCAGAGGAACGGCCTGGCCCAGAAGATGAGCCACGGCAACAAGAGCAGCCAGCTGTACCTGCGCCTGGTGGAGACCTCCCTGAAAG GGGAACGTATTTTGGGCTACACAGAAGAAGCTTGTTActtatggtttgtcatggagttcTGTGAAGGTGGGGACCTCAATCAGTATGTCCTATCCAGGCGCCCGGACCCAGCCATCAACAAAAGCTTCATGCTGCAGCTGACAAGTGCCATTGCATTCTTGCATAAAAACCAGATAGTTCACCGGGACCTGAAGCCGGACAATATTTTGATTACAGAGCGATCCGGCTTCCCGGTGCTCAAAGTGGCCGATTTTGGCCTCAGCAAAGTTTGCGCTGGACTTGCTTCCCAAGGCAAAGAGAGCAGTGGGGAAGGCAGCAATGAGAACAAGACGGTCAATGTCAACAAGTACTGGCTGTCGTCAGCCTGTGGCTCGGACTTTTACATGGCTCCGGAGGTATGGGAGGGACACTACACTGCTAAAGCGGACATATTCGCCCTGggcatcatcatctgggccatgatcGAGCGGATCACCTTCGTGGATTCAGAGACCAAGAAGGAGCTGCTGGGGACCTACATAAAGCAGGGCAGTGAGATTGTCCCTGTGGGGGAAGCGCTGCTAGAGAACCCAAAGATGGAGCTTCACATCCCGCAGAAACGCAGGACTTCCATGTCTGAGGGCATTCGACAGCTGCTTAAAGACATGTTGGCTGCTAATCCTCAAGATCGGCCAGACGCGTTTGAGCTGGAGACCCGAATGGACCAAGTGACGTGTGCTGCCTGA